The following coding sequences are from one Pseudonocardia sp. EC080619-01 window:
- a CDS encoding TAXI family TRAP transporter solute-binding subunit, giving the protein MTTGSGTAQRALSRRTLLGAGLAAGVSLGALGVAGCTGPAPPPRLVIAGGVQPGVYISLARTLAALWQERLGPATSTEVLTTAGSTQNMQLLVSGAATVAISQVDVAADVAAGVTGATEPLALARLYDDVTHVVVRRDSRYRSLDDLRGARVSIGPAGSGYQPIALRLLDVAGIGTAGLGEQAGLGLPDAVEALRGGRIDAFFWSGGVPTDGIRELADELPIRLLDLGAVLDRMRERFPVYSVGTVPANTYGLPGPVSCLSVRNVLLATAGMPDTTARSLIDAAFAGQPRLAQASPAAVTVDSRSAIGTQPIALHPGAVEFYRSTKGY; this is encoded by the coding sequence ATGACGACCGGGAGCGGCACGGCGCAACGCGCCCTGTCACGCCGCACCCTGCTCGGGGCCGGGCTGGCGGCGGGCGTCTCCCTCGGTGCCCTCGGCGTCGCGGGCTGCACCGGGCCCGCGCCACCGCCCCGGCTGGTGATCGCCGGCGGCGTGCAGCCCGGCGTCTACATCTCGCTCGCCCGCACGCTGGCCGCCCTCTGGCAGGAACGGCTCGGCCCCGCCACGAGCACCGAGGTGCTGACCACGGCGGGCAGCACCCAGAACATGCAGCTGCTCGTCTCCGGCGCCGCGACCGTGGCGATCAGCCAGGTCGACGTCGCCGCCGACGTCGCCGCGGGCGTCACCGGAGCGACCGAGCCCCTCGCGCTGGCCCGGCTCTACGACGACGTCACCCACGTCGTCGTCCGGCGGGACTCGCGGTACCGCTCGCTCGACGACCTGCGCGGCGCCCGGGTGTCGATCGGCCCGGCGGGCAGCGGCTACCAGCCGATCGCGCTGCGCCTGCTCGACGTCGCCGGGATCGGGACCGCGGGTCTCGGCGAGCAGGCCGGCCTGGGGCTGCCGGACGCGGTGGAGGCGCTGCGCGGCGGCCGGATCGACGCGTTCTTCTGGTCCGGCGGGGTCCCGACCGACGGCATCCGGGAGCTGGCCGACGAGCTGCCGATCCGGCTGCTGGACCTCGGCGCGGTGCTCGACCGGATGCGGGAGCGGTTCCCGGTCTACTCGGTCGGCACGGTGCCCGCGAACACCTACGGCCTGCCCGGCCCGGTGTCGTGCCTGTCGGTGCGCAACGTGCTGCTCGCGACCGCCGGGATGCCCGACACGACGGCACGCTCGCTGATCGACGCCGCGTTCGCCGGGCAGCCCCGGCTCGCCCAGGCCAGCCCGGCCGCGGTGACCGTCGACTCGCGCTCGGCGATCGGCACCCAGCCGATCGCACTGCACCCGGGCGCCGTCGAGTTCTACCGCTCGACCAAGGGGTACTGA
- a CDS encoding HAMP domain-containing sensor histidine kinase, giving the protein MRSRLLLVVLVLVGLLAAGLGVPLALTDAQRSQEEVFTDRLTDTISFASAAQRPLIESPDGRSATTAFTAEITRYDEVYDVAVAVFDRSGALLASSRPAERLPELAGDPAARLQVALAGRRSATEPLLMPWDDRPIVLAEPVLVDGEVVGAAMTVSPTDALRSAELRTWSVITGAALLALLAGTLVALPLTAWILRPVRRLDEAMGRVGTAVVAGGPPGPPIRRSGPPELRSLSGSFDRMTETVREAIAAQRAFVADASHQLRNPLTALRLRLSNLDGRVDPGAAGEHLAAMEEAERLSGVLDGLLALARAERTVETGAEAAGTDLDDVVDDRVENWQPLAEHNGVELRRSGPRGMRARIGTAGLEGVLDAVLDNALKYTPRGRRIRVATLRVAGRVGVSVVDGGPGMPDEDRARATDRFWRAPGQTNVEGSGLGLAIAARTAAAVGGTLALDPAPGGGLRVTLWLDPVPEHPDP; this is encoded by the coding sequence ATGCGGAGCCGGTTGCTGCTGGTCGTCCTGGTGCTCGTCGGGCTGCTCGCCGCCGGGCTCGGGGTGCCGCTGGCGCTCACCGACGCCCAGCGCAGCCAGGAGGAGGTCTTCACCGACCGGCTGACCGACACGATCTCGTTCGCCTCCGCCGCGCAGCGGCCGCTGATCGAGTCCCCGGACGGCCGGTCCGCGACGACGGCGTTCACCGCCGAGATCACCCGCTACGACGAGGTGTACGACGTCGCCGTCGCCGTGTTCGACCGGTCCGGCGCGCTGCTCGCCTCCTCCCGCCCCGCGGAACGGCTGCCGGAGCTCGCCGGTGACCCGGCCGCCCGGTTGCAGGTCGCGCTGGCCGGCCGCCGCTCGGCCACCGAGCCGCTGCTGATGCCGTGGGACGACCGGCCGATCGTGCTGGCCGAACCCGTCCTGGTCGACGGCGAGGTGGTCGGCGCCGCGATGACGGTCTCGCCGACCGACGCGCTGCGCTCGGCCGAGCTGCGCACCTGGTCGGTGATCACCGGCGCGGCGCTGCTGGCGCTGCTCGCCGGGACTCTCGTGGCGCTGCCGCTCACCGCGTGGATCCTGCGCCCGGTCCGGCGGCTCGACGAGGCGATGGGCCGGGTCGGGACCGCGGTCGTCGCGGGCGGCCCGCCCGGTCCGCCGATCCGTCGCAGCGGACCGCCGGAGCTGCGGTCGCTGTCCGGGTCGTTCGACCGGATGACCGAGACCGTCCGGGAGGCGATCGCCGCGCAGCGCGCCTTCGTCGCCGACGCCTCGCACCAGCTCCGCAACCCGCTCACCGCTCTCCGCCTGCGCCTGTCCAACCTGGACGGCCGGGTCGATCCGGGCGCGGCCGGCGAGCACCTCGCCGCGATGGAGGAGGCCGAGCGGCTGTCCGGTGTGCTGGACGGGCTGCTCGCGCTGGCCCGGGCGGAACGGACGGTCGAGACGGGTGCGGAGGCCGCCGGGACCGATCTCGACGACGTCGTCGACGACCGGGTGGAGAACTGGCAGCCGCTGGCCGAGCACAACGGGGTGGAGCTGCGGCGCAGCGGGCCGCGGGGGATGCGGGCCCGGATAGGCACGGCCGGGCTGGAGGGGGTGCTCGACGCGGTGCTCGACAACGCGCTCAAGTACACCCCGCGGGGGCGCCGGATCCGGGTCGCGACGCTGCGGGTCGCGGGCCGGGTCGGGGTCAGCGTCGTCGACGGCGGGCCCGGCATGCCGGACGAGGACCGTGCGCGGGCCACCGACCGGTTCTGGCGCGCGCCCGGCCAGACCAACGTGGAGGGCAGCGGGCTGGGGCTGGCGATCGCCGCCCGGACGGCGGCGGCGGTCGGCGGGACGCTGGCCCTCGACCCGGCACCGGGCGGTGGCCTGCGGGTCACGCTGTGGCTCGATCCGGTCCCGGAGCACCCGGATCCGTGA
- a CDS encoding response regulator transcription factor, which translates to MHILLIEDDDRVAAALRPALHRHGMTTTRLDHGRGVVDHLDGVDVVLLDLGLPDADGLDVCREIRAVSEVPVLMVTARGEVTDRIAGLHTGADDYLVKPYDIGELVARVHAVQRRRKVRDDGTAAPAGAAPVAVGDVRIDPERHAVTVAGEEVVLTRKEFQVLALLARADGAVCTRAQIVAEVWGRGWAGANRTLDVHVATLRTKLGRPELIRTVRGVGYRFAATED; encoded by the coding sequence GTGCACATCCTGCTCATCGAGGACGACGACAGGGTCGCGGCCGCGCTGCGTCCGGCGCTGCACCGGCACGGGATGACCACGACCCGGCTCGACCACGGCCGCGGGGTGGTCGACCACCTCGACGGGGTCGACGTCGTCCTGCTCGATCTCGGGCTGCCCGACGCCGACGGCCTCGACGTCTGCCGTGAGATCCGGGCGGTCAGCGAGGTGCCGGTCCTCATGGTGACCGCCCGTGGCGAGGTGACCGACCGGATCGCGGGCCTGCACACCGGCGCCGACGACTACCTGGTGAAGCCCTACGACATCGGCGAGCTCGTCGCCCGGGTGCACGCGGTGCAGCGCCGCCGCAAGGTGCGCGACGACGGCACCGCGGCCCCGGCGGGTGCGGCGCCGGTGGCGGTGGGGGACGTCCGCATCGACCCGGAGCGGCACGCCGTCACGGTCGCCGGTGAGGAGGTCGTGCTCACCCGCAAGGAGTTCCAGGTGCTCGCGCTGCTCGCCCGCGCCGACGGCGCCGTCTGCACCCGGGCACAGATCGTCGCCGAGGTGTGGGGGCGCGGCTGGGCCGGTGCGAACCGGACGCTGGACGTGCACGTCGCGACCCTGCGCACCAAGCTCGGGCGGCCCGAGCTGATCCGGACCGTCCGGGGCGTCGGATACCGCTTCGCCGCCACCGAGGACTAG
- a CDS encoding amino acid ABC transporter ATP-binding protein has protein sequence MVRMTGVQKHFGDLHVLRDIELEVARGEVVVVLGPSGSGKSTLCRTINRLEPIDTGTIEIDGTPLAAEGKALAALRADVGMVFQSFNLFAHKTILENVTLAPIKVRGVSKAEAEKTGLALLERVGIANQRDKYPAQLSGGQQQRAAIARALAMKPKVMLFDEPTSALDPEMVNEVLDTMTSLASEGMTMVVVTHEMGFARRAAHRVVFMSDGEIVEDSTPDDFFTHPRSDRAKDFLGKILSH, from the coding sequence ATGGTCCGGATGACCGGGGTGCAGAAGCACTTCGGCGACCTCCACGTCCTCCGCGACATCGAGCTCGAGGTCGCGCGGGGTGAGGTCGTCGTCGTCCTCGGCCCGTCCGGTTCCGGCAAGTCGACACTCTGCCGGACGATCAACCGGCTGGAGCCCATCGACACCGGGACGATCGAGATCGACGGGACTCCCCTCGCGGCCGAGGGCAAGGCGCTCGCCGCGCTCCGGGCCGACGTCGGAATGGTCTTCCAGTCGTTCAACCTGTTCGCGCACAAGACGATCCTCGAGAACGTCACGCTCGCGCCGATCAAGGTCCGCGGGGTGTCGAAGGCCGAGGCGGAGAAGACCGGCCTGGCCCTGCTGGAGCGCGTCGGTATCGCGAACCAGCGCGACAAGTACCCGGCCCAGCTCTCCGGCGGGCAGCAGCAGCGCGCCGCGATCGCCCGCGCGCTGGCGATGAAGCCGAAGGTCATGCTCTTCGACGAGCCCACCTCCGCACTGGACCCGGAGATGGTCAACGAGGTCCTGGACACGATGACGTCGCTGGCCTCCGAGGGCATGACGATGGTCGTCGTGACCCACGAGATGGGCTTCGCCCGCCGGGCCGCGCACCGGGTGGTGTTCATGAGCGACGGCGAGATCGTCGAGGACTCCACACCGGACGACTTCTTCACCCACCCGCGCAGCGACCGCGCGAAGGACTTCCTGGGCAAGATCCTCAGCCACTGA
- a CDS encoding glutamate ABC transporter substrate-binding protein: MMKRTRILVAAAMAAALALAGCGQEGSPGAAGSGYEPVVAQNVTVEGSPTFQAMQQRGRVVVGVKDDQPGLGFRDATTGEFSGFDIDVAKMVAGGLGFAPDQIDWKVVPSAAREDVIERGEVDYYVGTYTINDKRKQRVGFAGPYYTAGQGLLVRADENEITGPQTLQGKTVCSVTGSTPIQRVRDQNLTTSIVEFQTYTQCVDQLINGQVDAVTTDDAILLGYASQNPEQLKVVGETFSEEPYGIGVPLNDTAFRTKVNDLLQTAIDDGTWKTIYDGTLGKSGTPADPPQIERY, encoded by the coding sequence ATGATGAAGAGAACCCGGATCCTGGTGGCGGCCGCCATGGCCGCCGCCCTGGCACTGGCCGGCTGTGGCCAGGAGGGCTCGCCCGGCGCCGCGGGGTCCGGCTACGAGCCGGTCGTCGCGCAGAACGTGACCGTCGAGGGCTCGCCGACCTTCCAGGCGATGCAGCAGCGCGGCCGCGTCGTCGTCGGCGTGAAGGACGACCAGCCCGGCCTCGGCTTCCGTGACGCGACCACCGGTGAGTTCTCCGGCTTCGACATCGACGTCGCGAAGATGGTCGCCGGCGGGCTCGGCTTCGCGCCGGACCAGATCGACTGGAAGGTCGTCCCGTCCGCGGCCCGCGAGGACGTCATCGAGCGCGGCGAGGTCGACTACTACGTCGGCACCTACACGATCAACGACAAGCGCAAGCAGCGCGTCGGGTTCGCCGGCCCGTACTACACCGCGGGCCAGGGCCTGCTGGTGCGCGCCGACGAGAACGAGATCACCGGGCCGCAGACCCTGCAGGGCAAGACGGTCTGCTCGGTCACCGGTTCGACCCCGATCCAGCGGGTCCGGGACCAGAACCTCACCACCAGCATCGTCGAGTTCCAGACCTACACCCAGTGTGTCGACCAGCTGATCAACGGCCAGGTCGACGCCGTCACCACCGACGACGCGATCCTGCTCGGCTACGCCTCGCAGAACCCGGAGCAGCTGAAGGTCGTCGGCGAGACCTTCTCCGAGGAGCCCTACGGCATCGGCGTGCCGCTCAACGACACGGCGTTCCGCACCAAGGTCAACGACCTGCTGCAGACCGCGATCGACGACGGCACCTGGAAGACGATCTACGACGGCACCCTGGGCAAGTCGGGCACCCCGGCCGACCCGCCGCAGATCGAGCGTTACTGA
- a CDS encoding amino acid ABC transporter permease has protein sequence MDVLLDNIDVYWRGLVGTVGLFVIAAIGSLLLGTLVAGLRVSPVPALRSFGSAYVTIMRNTPLTLVLFFFAFAYPRLELVELPFFTLACIGLTLYTAAFVCEVVRSGINTVPVGQAEAARALGFTFTQTLGQVVLPQAVRAVVPPMTNVQIALLKNTTIASGFAVFNMGNVYSVLSERGYNVLVGLLWVALFFIILVAPLTLLQRRLDARWGVAR, from the coding sequence GTGGACGTCCTGCTGGACAACATCGACGTGTACTGGCGCGGGCTCGTCGGCACGGTAGGACTGTTCGTCATCGCGGCGATCGGGTCGCTGCTGCTGGGCACCCTCGTCGCGGGCCTGCGGGTCAGCCCGGTCCCGGCGCTGCGCAGCTTCGGGTCCGCGTACGTGACGATCATGCGGAACACGCCACTCACCCTGGTCCTGTTCTTCTTCGCCTTCGCCTACCCGCGCCTGGAGCTGGTGGAGCTCCCGTTCTTCACCCTCGCCTGCATCGGTCTGACCCTCTACACGGCGGCCTTCGTCTGCGAGGTCGTCCGCTCGGGGATCAACACGGTCCCCGTCGGCCAGGCCGAGGCGGCCCGCGCGCTCGGGTTCACCTTCACCCAGACGCTCGGCCAGGTCGTCCTGCCGCAGGCCGTCCGCGCCGTGGTGCCCCCGATGACGAACGTCCAGATCGCCCTGCTGAAGAACACGACCATCGCGTCCGGCTTCGCGGTGTTCAACATGGGCAACGTGTACAGCGTCCTGTCCGAGCGGGGGTACAACGTGCTGGTCGGCCTGCTCTGGGTGGCGCTGTTCTTCATCATCCTGGTCGCGCCGCTGACCCTGCTGCAGCGCCGCCTCGACGCGCGGTGGGGGGTCGCCCGGTGA
- a CDS encoding amino acid ABC transporter permease yields MSSVLYDVPGPAAVRRNRALGVVGVAAVVAIVAFVLWRFYDAGQFSPRLWEWITYVNIQYILLGALWATVSAFLVAAVLSLVFGAVFAGGRLSDHRWVSGPATAIVEFFRAIPLLVLIFILYFGLSQGLGIDIDAFWAVVLGLMLYNGSVLAEVFRAGVNAVPRGQREAAYALGLRKTQVMTNVLLPQAFRSMLPTILSQLVVVLKDTALGFIILYPELLYQARFLGSQNQLGAPILPVAIVIAVIYIGLCLILTGLSRLVEKRLARGPRATSTQGPDQVAPAMPSGAGGIT; encoded by the coding sequence ATGAGCAGCGTCCTCTACGACGTGCCCGGACCGGCCGCGGTCCGGCGGAACCGGGCGCTCGGCGTCGTCGGTGTCGCCGCCGTCGTCGCGATCGTCGCGTTCGTCCTGTGGCGGTTCTACGACGCCGGTCAGTTCTCCCCGCGCCTGTGGGAGTGGATCACCTACGTCAACATCCAGTACATCCTGCTGGGTGCGCTGTGGGCGACCGTCAGCGCGTTCCTCGTCGCCGCGGTGCTCTCCCTGGTGTTCGGGGCCGTGTTCGCGGGCGGCAGGCTGTCCGACCACCGGTGGGTCAGCGGACCGGCGACGGCGATCGTCGAGTTCTTCCGTGCCATCCCGCTGCTGGTCCTGATCTTCATCCTGTACTTCGGGCTCTCCCAGGGCCTCGGCATCGACATCGACGCCTTCTGGGCCGTGGTGCTCGGCCTGATGCTCTACAACGGGTCGGTGCTGGCCGAGGTCTTCCGGGCCGGCGTCAACGCGGTGCCGCGCGGGCAGCGGGAGGCCGCCTACGCGCTCGGGCTGCGCAAGACCCAGGTGATGACGAACGTGCTGCTCCCGCAGGCGTTCCGGTCGATGCTGCCGACGATCCTGTCGCAGCTCGTGGTGGTCCTGAAGGACACCGCGCTCGGGTTCATCATCCTCTACCCGGAGCTGCTCTACCAGGCGCGTTTCCTCGGCAGCCAGAACCAGCTCGGTGCCCCGATCCTCCCGGTCGCGATCGTCATCGCGGTCATCTACATCGGACTGTGCCTGATCCTGACCGGTCTCTCCCGGCTGGTGGAGAAGCGGCTCGCCCGCGGACCGCGGGCGACGAGCACCCAGGGTCCGGACCAGGTCGCGCCGGCGATGCCGTCGGGCGCGGGCGGCATCACCTGA
- a CDS encoding AAA family ATPase: protein MTTGPRGGHFVARVSLAPDAPADGYPFDLPAVRWLREHGALPLYPGVTFLVGENGSGKSTLVEALAVAIGLNPEGGSRSFRFATRGSESDLGAHLRVARRPGRERTSFFLRAESYYNVATEVERLDRAGGPPLLPAYGGSGHERSHGESFVALLNHRFGPRGLYLLDEPEAALSLTGALAVLRRMTDLTGQGSQFVVATHSPVLLALPGATILEIGDDGAIRKVGYDDAAPVVLTRGFLADPDAFLRHL, encoded by the coding sequence GTGACCACGGGGCCGCGCGGGGGCCACTTCGTCGCCCGGGTGTCGCTCGCCCCGGACGCCCCGGCCGACGGGTACCCGTTCGACCTGCCCGCCGTCCGGTGGCTGCGCGAGCACGGCGCCCTGCCGCTGTACCCCGGCGTCACGTTCCTCGTCGGCGAGAACGGGTCCGGCAAGTCGACCCTGGTCGAGGCGCTCGCCGTCGCGATCGGTCTGAACCCGGAGGGCGGGTCACGCTCGTTCCGGTTCGCGACCCGCGGCAGCGAGTCGGACCTCGGCGCGCACCTGAGGGTCGCGCGGCGCCCGGGGCGGGAGCGGACCAGCTTCTTCCTGCGCGCCGAGTCGTACTACAACGTGGCGACAGAGGTGGAGCGACTCGACCGGGCGGGCGGGCCGCCGCTCCTGCCGGCCTACGGCGGGTCCGGCCACGAGCGGTCCCACGGCGAGTCGTTCGTCGCCCTGCTCAACCACCGCTTCGGCCCGCGCGGGCTCTACCTGCTCGACGAGCCGGAGGCCGCGCTCTCGCTGACGGGCGCGCTCGCCGTCCTGCGCCGGATGACCGACCTGACCGGGCAGGGCAGCCAGTTCGTCGTCGCGACGCACTCACCGGTGCTGCTCGCCCTGCCCGGCGCGACGATCCTGGAGATCGGCGACGACGGTGCGATCCGGAAGGTCGGCTACGACGACGCCGCGCCGGTGGTGCTCACCCGCGGGTTCCTCGCCGACCCGGACGCGTTCCTGCGGCACCTGTAG